Part of the Impatiens glandulifera chromosome 8, dImpGla2.1, whole genome shotgun sequence genome is shown below.
TCCTTGCAACACAAATTTTGCATCTTTTTCGTAGAGTAGACCATTATCTGGTGAGGTATTAATATACCTTAGAATTTTATTTGCTTCCTCGATGTGTGGTTTACTTGGCTCCTGTATGTATCGACTCACCACTCCAACTACATAAGTAATGTCAGACCTTGTTAAAGTCAAATAAACGAGACTTCCCACAAGAGCATGATACGGACGAGGAAATGGTAGACATGTTCCTTCGTCTCGATTGAGTTTGGGATTTACGTTAAGAGGAGTATAACTCTTTTTTCTATTTATCATACCAAATTTATCTACCAACTTCTTTGCGTAGTTGATCTGTGATACAACAAACCTTTCTCGAAATTTTCAATTTGTGGACCAAGGAATGTTCTAATTTCACCaagcttcttcatctcaaagAGAAGCGAGAGCTCATCTTATACCCGATTAACCTCATCATAGTTACTGCCCATCAAGATtatgtcatctacatatagAAGCACCACTACCATATATCACTTACACTTCTTTGTAAATAGACTTGAGTCAGATTTTAAAGCTTTATACCcacaaaattgaagatattctGTAATCTTTACATACCAAGAACACGGGGCTTACTTTAATACATATAGTGTTTTATTAAGTCTACAAACCAACTGGTGACCATCCTTCTTCTTGAATATAGGTGGTTGGTCAATATATATTGGGAAATTAAGTTCTCTATATAGAAATGCATTCTTGATGTCTAATTGCCACAACTTCCGTCAAGAATTTGTTTCTAAGGCCAACACGGTGTGAATTAACGCCATCTTCATAATTGGGCGGAATGTCTCCTCATAATCTTCTCCATACTTCTGTGAGAATCCTCTAGTGATCATTCTATCTTTGTATCGATATATGCTTCCATCAAACTTTCGCTTGATTCGATACATCCACATACATGTGACTACTTCAGTATCAGGAGGCTTCAAAACGACGTCTCATATCTCATTCTTCTTGAGAACATGCATTTCCTCCTCCATTGTTGTCACACATTCTTTGACATTCTTTGCTTCATTATGAGAAACGAGTTCCACATTGTCTATTGCGTTTCACAAGAAAAAAGAGAAGTTGTTACAAAGTTATCATTCATGAATTGACATGGCCTTATAATGTTCATTTTGGTCAAGATTCCTCATTTTGTTGTTGACTAGATTCTTCCTAGTGTGGACTTCATGGTAACATTTTACTTTTTACTCTTTCATCGAATAAAGTATCTTGAGCTAAGTTAGAGCTTTCTATATCACTATTATCACTACTATAGGAGCTTCTCGTACATGTGGGTATGGAAAGATTAGTCTGAACAGTTTTCTTAATATCCTTCATGTAGTACATTTGTGGGTCGATGTATCCATACACCGCCACCCTTTCCTCCTCTAGTCATAGTTGATGAACACACATTTAACTGCATTCTCGTCCAATTTGCTACTTCTTGAATATTgaatatggacataacaaatagatccaaaaactcaaaaataCTTAACACTTGgtttaaaaccaaaaagcatCTCGAATGGAGCTTGAAACTTATTTGGTTAAGCGGAACTTGATTGATGACATAGGTAGCACAACTCATGTCGTTTTCGCATAACTGCTttggtatattcttcatatgAAGCGACGATTTACAATTCTCTATAAAGTGTCAAATCTTCCTTTCGGCAATCCCATTCTGTTGTGGGGTCTCAGGACAAGAGATTTATCTTTATTAACCAATTTTTCctacaaaataattcaaaatcttTTGAGCAAAATTCTCCACCATTGTCTATTCGCAATACTCAAGTTTTTctatcttgttctccttctacCATCTTGTTGAACTCGAGAAATTTAGTGAACACTTCAGACTTCTTTTTCACAAAATACCCAAGTGAACCGGgaaaaatcatccaca
Proteins encoded:
- the LOC124913027 gene encoding uncharacterized mitochondrial protein AtMg00810-like, with translation MVVVLLYVDDIILMGSNYDEVNRINYAKKLVDKFGMINRKKSYTPLNVNPKLNRDEGTCLPFPRPYHALVGSLVYLTLTRSDITYVVGVVSRYIQEPSKPHIEEANKILRYINTSPDNGLLYEKDAKFVLQGFADVDFAEDRDDRSSTSGFVFLCGNTSISWGSKKQ